GGGTATGTATCACCTGTTGCGTGTCGGTGATAATCGCTTCTTCAGATTCGGGGAGCATGGCCAGGTAATGGCGCTCGATCTTGCTGTAGAGAGAAAGCTCCACTTTCTTGGGATCGATCATGACAAACTTCAGCTGGGCCGGATGTTTCTTAAAGAGGAGAGAAGCGATGATAGCATTTAATCCCACAGATTTTCCCTGACCGGTTGCACCGGCAACCAGGAGGTGGGGCATTTTGGCCAGATCAAATACAAAGGTCTCGTTGGAGATGGTTTTTCCCAGAGCAATGGCCAGATCCATCTCGGCATCCTGGAATTTCCTGGAGGATAGGATCGACTTCATGGAGACGATTCGGGGGTTCTGGTTCGGAACCTCTATGCCAATGGTCCCTTTGCCGGGGATGGGAGCAATGATCCTGATCCCCAGTGCAGAAAGACTTAAAGCAATGTCGTCCTCCAGGTTTTTTATCTTGGATATCCGGATTCCCGGAGCCGGAACGATTTCATAAAGGGTTACCGTGGGTCCGATGGTGGCCTTTATCTTATCGATCTTGATATTGTAATTGCCGAGGGTCTCCACAATGCGATTCTTGTTGGATAACAGCTCTTCGTTGGTAACCGTTGTATCCCCCTGATCGTAATCCTTCATCAGGCTCAGAGGCGGATACCTGAATTTGGGCAGATCCAGGGTAGGATCATACTCTCCCAGGGCCCCTTCACCGGGATTGTAATCATCCGGGTTGGGGCCTGAAAAATCCTCGATGGTCATCTCCACATCCTCCTTTCCGGAAGGTTCCTGATCTGTTTCAGTCAGGGTTTCTTCTTCCTGTATTTCTCTTCCGGCGGTGAGCTCTTCCCCGCTCAATTCAGTTACCTCCGGTTCAGCGCTGAACTCTGAATCTTCAGGAGTTTCTCCCGGAGGGACCAGGGGATAAGAGCGCATCCTGATCCAGTCCAGGAAGGAGGTGGAAAAAAGAATCATGGCCGTATAGCAAATAATCAGCAGGAAGACAGTACCCACAGTGCCGATGCTGGCCATGAGCCACCTGCTCAGGAAATAACCGTGCTGACCTCCGGGACCACTGCCCAGGGCGCCACCGGCATCTCCAAACAGCAGACCCAGGGTAAGCGAAAGTAAGATTATCAGGATAAGGCTGTTCCTGACTGCCTTCCCTGCCTGTACCAGCCGTATCCGGTAAAGGGCCAGGGACCAGAAAACCAGGATGGCAGGAAATAAGAAACTGGCAATTCCAAACCATTTATTAATGAGCAGGTTTGAAAGCCAAGCTCCCAGTTTTCCACCTGAATTTTCAACTTTGACCTCGGGTCCGGAGAATACTTTTTCCCATTCAAAATCCTGGTCTGTTTTCCAGTTGATCAGGTAAGAGATAAGTGCAAGGACCATAAACAGTGCGACCAGCAGGAACAGGATTCCCATGGCATATCGAAAGCGGTCGTCTTTAAAAAAGGCCACCAACGAACGCAGGAAACTGATTACTGGTTTTTTTCTCTTCTTCTTTTTTCTGGCCATTCTCCCCCGTTTGGTAAATATGATTAACGCTGATTACAACTTACTAAAGTACTAATAACGCAAGCGTACGGGCTATTCTTTTGTAAACAGCCTGTTAATAATTTCCTCCATGAAAGTACGGCTTACCGCTTCGTATTCATCAGGGATCGTAAAGCTGTCAGAATCAATTAAACGGACTTCATATTTCTCACTGGTCAGGTGCATTTTCAGGTAACTGAGCTGAATCCTGAAATCTGAAAGTGGGTAATCAATAAAACCATAAGGGGTGCTGAGATTGGGTTGTCGCACTTTGAAATCGCTGGTATAGTAGATATTGAATTTCTCCACCCCGGTATCCACCTCCATCTGCTCCGAACTAAGCCCTCCGATGACCGTTTGCTTGCCCGTGCTCCGGTAGGAGATCCGGGGAGGCGCCACAATTCCGGCCGGAAGTTCCCTCTTTTCGCCCCTGTAATAGACCTTTTTCCCAAACAGGTTCAAGAGAGTGGTGACCCTCTTTCGTTTCTGGTCGGCAATCTGAATCAGCGAAAAATGGTTGAAAAAACCCTCGATTTTCGTGAGCACATAGGAATCGGTATACCACGAACCCATCCTGGCTGGTAAGATGCGGGTAGGCACATCTCCTGCCATTGGTTCCAGATAAATGATGCGGTACTGAATATAATGTGCTTCCACGGTTTCAGGCAGGGTGCTGTTGCGGCAGCTGTAAGATAGTGGTATAGTCAGAATCAGAAGGGTGAACAGAAGTTTTCGCGACACGCTGAATGGAATAAATTTTCACCAAACCTACATATAGTTTTTTATGATTACAAAACCAGTCGGCACAAACATGAAAGCCTGTGGATGCAAACCTGAAAAAAAATCAGGACCTGATATGTTTAAGAAACTATTTTTCCTGGAAGATGAAGGTTGGGGATTGCTTAGCTTTGTTTTTCTACTAATCTAATCTCTTATGAACAGGCTAGCAGTTGTTGCACTCGGGGGTAATGCGCTTCTTCGCGACAATCAGTTGGGTGCTATTGATGAACAGGAACAGAATACCACCGATACCCTGGAGAATCTCCTCTTTTTGATCCGGGAGGGATATGACCTGGTCATTACCCATGGAAACGGTCCCCAGGTGGGGAACATACTGATGAGAAACGATGCCGGAGAGGAGAACTATGGTATTCCGCAGATGCCGCTGGATATCTGTGTGGCTGATTCTCAGGGAGGTATCGGGTATATGATCGAACGGATGCTCAGGAATATCCTGCATAAGAACGGGATCAACAGGGAGGTGGTCACCCTGGTAACCATGGTCCTGGTGGAGGAGAACGACCCCTCCTTCCTCATACCATCCAAACGTGTGGGTAAAACCTACAGTAAGGAGGAAGCCGATAAAATTGCGGCGGAAAAGTCCTGGGTTTTTAAGGAAGAAAATAAACGTGAGGGAGGTTATCGAAGGGTGGTGCCTTCTCCTGATCCTGTGGGGATTATCAATGAAAAGGTGATTGAAAAACTGGCCCGCCAGGGATCCATTGTTGTGGCCACCGGGGGAGGGGGCGTTCCTGTTTACCGGGATGAAGAAGGGCGGCT
This genomic stretch from Bacteroidales bacterium harbors:
- a CDS encoding DNA translocase FtsK 4TM domain-containing protein → MARKKKKRKKPVISFLRSLVAFFKDDRFRYAMGILFLLVALFMVLALISYLINWKTDQDFEWEKVFSGPEVKVENSGGKLGAWLSNLLINKWFGIASFLFPAILVFWSLALYRIRLVQAGKAVRNSLILIILLSLTLGLLFGDAGGALGSGPGGQHGYFLSRWLMASIGTVGTVFLLIICYTAMILFSTSFLDWIRMRSYPLVPPGETPEDSEFSAEPEVTELSGEELTAGREIQEEETLTETDQEPSGKEDVEMTIEDFSGPNPDDYNPGEGALGEYDPTLDLPKFRYPPLSLMKDYDQGDTTVTNEELLSNKNRIVETLGNYNIKIDKIKATIGPTVTLYEIVPAPGIRISKIKNLEDDIALSLSALGIRIIAPIPGKGTIGIEVPNQNPRIVSMKSILSSRKFQDAEMDLAIALGKTISNETFVFDLAKMPHLLVAGATGQGKSVGLNAIIASLLFKKHPAQLKFVMIDPKKVELSLYSKIERHYLAMLPESEEAIITDTQQVIHTLNSLCGEMDDRYNLLKTAQVRNIKEYNSKFINRKLNPNKGHRYLPFIVVIIDEFADLIMTAGREIEHPISRLAQLARAIGIHLIIATQRPTTNIITGVIKANFPARIAFRVASGIDSRTILDGPGADQLIGRGDMLFLSGSEPIRLQCAFVDGPEIEDVTDFIGQQKGYPTALMLKPVDEEGGSAPEVDLDKRDDKFEEAARLVVQNQQGSTSLIQRKLSLGYNRAGRIVDQLEVAGILGPFEGSKARQVLIKDEFSLEQILKSLS
- a CDS encoding carbamate kinase; protein product: MNRLAVVALGGNALLRDNQLGAIDEQEQNTTDTLENLLFLIREGYDLVITHGNGPQVGNILMRNDAGEENYGIPQMPLDICVADSQGGIGYMIERMLRNILHKNGINREVVTLVTMVLVEENDPSFLIPSKRVGKTYSKEEADKIAAEKSWVFKEENKREGGYRRVVPSPDPVGIINEKVIEKLARQGSIVVATGGGGVPVYRDEEGRLRPSEAVIDKDLASALLGARIGANEFYILTDVPFVYINYGTPQQEVKEFLDHRDTLSYLEQGMFGEGDMAPKIRACLEFIEKGGDKSVITEAFKLEDQNFGTKITMNYDK